A window of the Neofelis nebulosa isolate mNeoNeb1 chromosome 13, mNeoNeb1.pri, whole genome shotgun sequence genome harbors these coding sequences:
- the FBXL15 gene encoding F-box/LRR-repeat protein 15 — protein MEPPMEPSGGEQEPGAVRLLDLPWEDVLLPHVLSRVPLRQLLRLQRVSRAFRALVQLHLAGLRRFDAAQVGPQIPRAALAWLLRDAEGLQELALAPCHEWLSDEDLVPVLTRNPQLRSVALAGCGQLSRRALGALAEGCPRLQRLSLAHCDWVDGLALRGLADRCPALEELDLTACRQLKDEAIVYLAQRRGAGLRSLSLAVNANVGDAAVQELARNCPELEHLDLTGCLRVGSDGVRTLAEYCPALRSLRVRHCHHVAEPSLSRLRKRGVDIDVEPPLHQALVLLQDMAGFAPFVNLQV, from the exons ATGGAGCCACCGATGGAGCCGTCCGGAGGGGAGCAAGAGCCCGGAGCCGTCAG GCTCCTGGACCTGCCTTGGGAAGACGTGCTGCTCCCACACGTCCTGAGCCGGGTGCCGCTGCGCCAGCTGCTCCGGCTGCAGCGCGTCAGCCGGGCCTTCCGGGCGCTAGTGCAGCTGCACCTGGCTGGCCTGCGCCGCTTCGACGCCGCTCAG GTGGGTCCGCAGATCCCGCGGGCCGCATTGGCCTGGCTGCTGCGGGACGCTGAGGGGCTGCAGGAGCTGGCCCTAGCACCGTGTCACGAATGGCTGTCGGATGAGGATCTGGTGCCGGTGCTGACGCGGAATCCGCAGCTGCGGAGCGTGGCTCTAGCCGGCTGCGGGCAACTGAGCCGCCGCGCGCTGGGGGCGCTGGCGGAGGGCTGCCCCCGCCTGCAGCGCCTTTCCCTTGCGCACTGTGACTGGGTAGACGGTCTGGCGCTGCGCGGCCTCGCCGACCGCTGTCCAGCCCTTGAGGAGCTGGACCTCACCGCCTGCCGTCAGCTCAAGGATGAGGCCATCGTATACCTGGCGCAGAGGCGCGGCGCAGGCCTTCGCAGCCTCTCGCTGGCAGTCAACGCCAATGTGGGGGATGCCGCCGTCCAGGAGTTGGCTCGGAACTGCCCGGAACTCGAGCACCTAGATCTAACCGGCTGCCTCCGCGTCGGAAGCGACGGCGTCAG GACCTTGGCCGAGTACTGCCCGGCGTTGCGCTCGCTGCGGGTGCGGCACTGCCACCATGTGGCCGAGCCCAGCCTGAGCCGCCTGCGGAAGCGCGGCGTGGACATCGACGTGGAGCCGCCGCTGCATCAGGCCCTGGTGCTCCTGCAGGACATGGCTGGTTTTGCACCCTTTGTCAACCTGCAGGTCTGA
- the CUEDC2 gene encoding CUE domain-containing protein 2, producing MELERIVSAALLAFVQTHLPEADLSGLDEVIFSYVLGVLEDLGPSGPSEENFDMEAFTEMMEAYVPGFAHIPRGTIGDMMQKLSGQLSGARNKENLQPQSSEVQGQMPISPEPLQRPEKLKEETRASPTAAGDTQEEAASAEEELLPGVDVLLEVFPTCSVEQAQWVLAKARGDLEEAVQMLVEGKEEGPPAWDGPNQDLPRRLRGPQKDELKSFILQKYMMVDSAEDQKIHRPMAPREAPKKLIRYIDNQIVSTKGERFKDVRNPEAEEMKATYINLKPARKYRFH from the exons atgGAGCTGGAGAGGATTGTCAGTGCAGCCCTCCTTGCCTTTGTCCAGACACACCTCCCCGAGGCTGATCTCAG CGGCTTGGATGAGGTCATCTTCTCGTATGTGCTTGGGGTCCTGGAGGACCTGGGCCCCTCAGGGCCATCAGAGGAGAACTTCGATATGGAGGCCTTCACTGAGATGATGGAGGCCTATGTGCCTGGCTTTGCCCACATTCCAAG GGGTACAATAGGGGACATGATGCAGAAGCTCTCAGGGCAGCTGAGCGGTGCCAGGAACAAAG AGAACCTGCAGCCACAGAGCTCTGAGGTCCAAGGTCAGATGCCCATCTCCCCAGAGCCCCTGCAGCGGCCTGAAAAGCTCAAAGAAGAAACTAGGGCTTCTCCTACTGCTGCTGGAGACACCCAGGAAGAG GCAGCCAGTGCCGAGGAGGAGCTGCTGCCAGGGGTGGATGTACTCCTGGAGGTGTTCCCTACATGCTCGGTGGAGCAGGCCCAGTGGGTGCTGGCCAAAGCTCGGGGAGACTTGGAAGAAGCTGTGCAGATGCTggtagaggggaaggaagaggggcctCCAGCCTGGGATGGCCCCAACCAG GACCTGCCCAGGCGCCTCAGAGGCCCCCAAAAGGATGAACTGAAGTCCTTCATCCTACAGAA GTACATGATGGTGGATAGCGCAGAGGATCAGAAGATTCACCGGCCCATGGCTCCCAGGGAG GCCCCCAAGAAGCTGATCCGATACATCGACAACCAGATAGTAAGCACCAAAGGGGAGCGATTCAAAGATGTGCGGAACCCTGAGGCCGAGGAGATGAAGGCCACATACATCAACCTCAAGCCAGCCAGAAAGTACCGCTTCCACTGA